The genomic DNA agagATGCCAGCCTAAACAGAATTCCATGCACTCCTAACACAGACTGTAAATTCACAGGAAAAACTAttaatatttttcattattaatGGTCTTTAGTATGATATCTGGAGAAATGTTCATTTTGGAAAACAGTAGAGAAATAAGAAGGGTTAGGGATGAACCTTTCTTTGGCTAGAGTGGTGATGCTGAGGAGGACATCATTTTCATGCATGGTCAAAATACCAACCCAATTCAACTTTACATTTGCCAACTAATGCTCTTTTCCTTTCCTACAACAGAATCTTACCTCTCTGATTCTCTGCAATTGCAACCAGCTTCTTCCAGGTACTCTGGCTGAACTCCTTAAAGGATTGCCACATCTCATAAAGCTGGACCTGTCTAAAACCCAATGTGATGCACATGTATTGTCAGTTGCTGGCACCTGCCTCCGAAAGCTTTGTCAACTGGACATCTCTAACTGTCCAGGGCTGTTCTCACAATCCCTTTTTCATCTGGCCTACAACCCCATTAGTCGCTCCTTCGGCGGCCAAGCTTTAGAGACCATTGTACTTGGTCCACTGAAATCTAGGATTGCCCTTATAAATCTCATTCAGGACTTGGCCTTTCTGCTGATAGCTTTGCCTAAGCTCAAGTTCTTGGTACATGGTTTTCTCATAGAGGCTGTGATTTCAATCCATGAGGGGCAGTTTGAGAGAATCTGGAAGCCTTCTAGGTTTCCTTCTCTGGAGGAAGTGGCACGGCACAGAATGTCTTCCCACCCAAATGAGGAGTGGCCCCGACTCACCCTGGCCCTCAAGGAAATACATGATGTGATGGATTCCTCTTTGCCTGTGGTCTGTGCTGTGTGCCCACACTTGTCAGAAATAACCGTGATGCTCGGTGAGGGTCCTGACATAGACCAGCATTTCTCATCAGCTTGCCATATCACCAAACTGACTTTGTACTGCCGGAAAAAGAGGGACATGAAGGACCTTTTGCCGGTGATGGAAAGACTCAGACCTCAACTGGAATCCCTCTCAATCAATGGCTTTTGCTTTGAAGATGGCTCCTCTTTCCAGGCTCTGCTGAATCACTGTGTGAATCTCCGGAATCTGAGCATTAACTTACGCACTCCATGTGGCAAGCAACCAAACATTGAAGGACCAGGTTGGGACTCTGACCTTCTTCCCAGAGAATTCCCTCGGATATCGAACATTACCCTAGTGCTGTATGACATATGGAATCCCATGCCTTCCAGTCACATCATTTTCTTGGAACAATGCCTTGAATCCTTGTTGAAACATTCCCCATGTCTAGAAGACTTGGAGCTAGCTTACTTGCCTTTCTCCTTGGATGAGGTGTTTCAGAAGGTGCTGGACCCGCCTGGTGCTGCCTTGCTAGCACTCCGCAAGCTCTCCTTGATTGAAGTCCAAATGTCCATTGGCACCATCCACCAGCTGTTGTCCTCAGAGAATCAGCTGGAGCATATCAGCATGAACTCAGTTTCATCCATATCTGAACCTAATTGCCAAGAGCTCCTCCAGAGAGTCTATGAAGAGGGTCTTGATCTGAATATCCTGTGGACATTAAAATCCTGATGTGGACATTAAAATCCTCCACACTTCCTTGGGCCaaaattgtttaaatgtttttttaaaaaattaaagatggTTATTAGGTTTTCAATAAAGCTTTTTTAGATAATGCCAGTTTTGTCGTCCGCTGTATTGGGATAAGAGTAGAGAAAAATCGGGATGCGTTTTGTGGAAGTGTATGTATGTTCAGAGAGTTTATTGCAtgttgggatttctagtttttcTCCTCTGTCCTGTCAGTGCTATAGTATCAAATGAATTGTGCAGGATCAGGCCAAGGGTCCATCTGGTACAGTGAAACGGCAGCTTCATGTGTGCTGGAGTCAAGATGTGATGCGTAAAATGGTGATTTGTATAAATGATAACTTAATTTTGAaataaagctttctttctttctttctttctttctttctttcagttttgccTTCCAACTATATTCAGATAGAGATGTTCACAGAATGCTAGGGAGTTAGTAGAATCAAAATCCAAGAGAGATCAGCAGGAGATTATCTTGAAGTAATATAACAGTCATATTTGAAACGAATACATACATTGGCTTAAAATAAACTACTGCTAACAATTCCTAGGAGAATGGCATAACGATTTGttcaaatgtcttttttaaaaaatagctcaaAAAATTAAGGTATTACATGGCAAATTAAGCAGAACATTCCCCAAACAACTTATTTGGTGATACTCAGGCTATACctgcactgtagcaataatgcaatATGACAACatttctggggtttgtaggtttgtgagatatttagcctctgtcagaggactctggtggcacaccaaactacaaatcccagaatcccatagcactgagccatggcaggtagaTTGGTGttgttattcctgcagtgcagatgcagcctcaggaaAAAGACATGGCAGAGAATATTTATATctgctgatttatttatatttgcaaaaatatttgtAACAGAGAAACTTCAAAAAGGCTGTAAGGCAGTTCAGCTGTAAGAACCAATGGTCATAATGGATTAAGCAGCTGATGGAATCATCAGGTAAGTGGAAACCCAAAGGTCTCCTGCCACAACCCAAAAACACAAGTGCTGTGTAAGTCTACCAAGAAGAAACACCACCTGAAATTCCTCCTCCTATGTAAGCACTAAAGGGACTAGAgccttgttcctttttttttcacCTGTCAACTCTAATTCATAAGGAAAAGAACTAATTAAGTTGTTATTGAAATTATTATATGAGCCACAGAGCTAAAGAGACAACCAATTTTACTTTATGTGCTTGAGTTTTACCTGGTTGacttggcttttctttttttcttttttaaactaccTCTTGCTTTTGTTAGTCCCCCAGGTTTGTGGAAGGCATAGGTTGCAACTGCTGGCAAGCATGGACAGAAAACTGCTATTGTTAGCATCTCCTGTTCGTGGGCTTTTCTTAGACATCTGCTTTGCCATTGAGAGTGCATCTATGctacagaaatagtccagtttgacaccactttaattcagtggtatcactagggtcaGCGTCACCTGGTGCGATAACTCATAGTTTCAATCTGTCCTCccttgaccttctcccataccacactatacagtatccttattaatgttttttgtactaatgtgactcataaatcataattcctttATATCACTGcatataatggcaatagttgtgacataaacaactagcaaaattaaaacatagtttgacgtggttaaagtgaaaatttgttaagatatgttttgaaagaaaatgtgaaaagaattaaaaattggagggaaattaaaatattaaatttctcttcccactgagtctgtctccactcacaccatctcttcaggtttttttaaagggcagcaggcaaatgccacagccttttCTCTGAaagggcagatgtttggggagcagtgtcaGACAATAAATTGAGTATAAACCTTACTTCCATCGTTGCCTTAAAGCCTAGTCTCAACACTTTACATTGTAAAagtttccctcttcttcttctgtctaACTTTATTTACTGCTAGTATCCTCGAAGTATTGATCTTACTGTACCAATCCTATCAAACATTAATCATACATTAGATGCATTTAGCTCACTGTAATCCACACCCTATTGTCTCTTTTTACAGTATGTCAAAATCGGGTCGCACTCTTCTGCTATTATTGTACTGTCTTTCTGTGATAAGCAACCTGTTAACATGTCCATCTTCTGCATTTCGAAAATTTTTATTAACCAATCTTCCAAGGTAGGCATCTCTTGATTTTTCCAGCACTGTACTATTACGATTCTTGCCACAGTTACTAAATAAAGCAGAATTCTTTTGTATTTTCTCTTAACTTGAAAACTAATCTTATCCAGCATGTTTAGCAGATATGTCTCTGGTCTCATTTcaaatttgatttttaacatgTGTTCTATTTCTATACATATACTCTTCCAATACAATTTTAGTTTTGGACATCTCCACCAAACATGAAACCAAGTTCCCACTGTTTTGTTACATTTCCAAAATAAGCCGGGTCCTGTTTtataaaatgttgctgttttacTGGGTGTTAAGTGCCATATGTGTTCCATTTCCCAAAAGTTTTCACGGAGAGTTTGTGATTTTgtaaattttcctttttttttctctagCCAAATTCCAGCTGTACATGTCAATAGTATGTCCAAAATCCGAGGCCCATTTGGTCATAATATCCATGANNNNNNNNNNNNNNNNNNNNNNNNNTTCTtcaggcctgcctctctcccctcaagatggtggttggaggaggtcTCTTTGttctccaggccaggcctctctcccctcagatgtgttggaggagggctctttgtcttccaggccaggcctctctccctctcaagatgggTGGTTATagagagggctcttttcttccagggccaggcctcttctccccctcaagatggtggttgaggaggctcttgtcttccaggcctgccctcttccccctcaagatttttctttttctttttcttttttttgttttctttttagtggttggaggagggctcttgtcttcagcAGGCGGGCTGGCctgctctccccctcaagatggggttaggaggagggctctttgttcaggccaggcctctacTACCCCCTCCAAGAGgggttggagggagggctctttgtcttccaggccaggggCACatcctcccctcaagatggtggttagaGAGgcgggctcttgtcttccagggccaggcctctctccccctccaaggatggtggtggaggaggggcTCTTTGTTTACCGGCCAGGCCTCTATCCCCCTCAAGAGGTGgtaggaggagggctcttgtcttccaggcggcctctctcccctccaagaATGGTGGTATGGAGGAGggcactttgtcttcaggccaggcctctctccccctcaagatgggggccctggaggatggtggtggtgggtggtagGAGGAGTAATAAGAGAGtggggggggcaggaggagggCAAGAGTTAGTGGCAGGGTCGCAagagggggggcagggggggcgGAGGAGGCTCTTGTctccagccaggcctctctccccctcaaggtaggtggtggaggagggcacTTTGTCTTCCGAgcaggcctctccccctcaagagatggggtggaggagggctcttgtcttcaggccaggctactctccccctcaagataggGGGTAGGAGGAGGGACTTTgatcttcaggccaggcctcttccccctcaagatggtggtagGAGGGAGGCACTTTGTCTtccggccaggcctctctccccctcacagatggtggttggaggagggctcttgtcttccagggactggcctctctccctcaagatggggatAGGAGGAGGGACTCTTGTCTTCCAGAACcagggcctctctcccctcaagatggtggtggaggatggctactttggtcttccagaacctggctctctctccctcaagatggtagaTTTTTCCCTCAAGTATGATCCGTCTACTGCATCCTGATTGACAGGAAAACAGATCTCTGTCAGCGCAGTGTTGATACCAGGAAACCAAGAATTAAGGGACTTTTTCAATCCCTAAGGCCTTCCCTATAATATTCCCAGGGTTGTGactatgtagggattgtgaataaacaaatatttatggGATTTGCTAACTGTGATTGTGCATTCcagacaccttttttaaaaaaggggaacCATCTGGGCCTCTTCTCGGGGGAGGGGGTTAAGATTTGTGGCGGAGGCagttgtttttttgggggtggttttttttcttttttttttttttttccctttagattTTTGCTTTGGAAAGTCATCAAAGCAGAAAAGTGTTTCCATTCATCCACTGGAATTTGCCCACAACTGCTATGGGTTGTGCCTCTGTTGGAGTGGGATGAAGTTGTCATGCTATATGCCATGTGTGGACTACAGAGCAATGTATGAGAGATGTTAAATCAACGTTGCTCATTGGTCCCTCCCTATTCAAATGGGTTATTGTAGCCGCCATCCTGCTTGTTGATTGTTGTGTGGGTAGGGTTGCACATGTAGGAGGGGATGAATGTTTGATTCTGTACCAGCTTCTTGTTTTGACTTTGTTGTTCTTGATCACCTCCTGGAGCTTGGTGTCATTTGATGAAGGAGCAGCTTTGCTGGGAGAGCTGTGTTAGCTCCAGTGGCTCAGTAGACATATGCGTATAGGGTGCTCAGTTAGAATTGGTATTGGGTGAAAGAGAGCAAGATCTCAAAGCTGAAGGGATGAAACAATTTGGCAAAACCTGGCAGAAACTGCAAAGAGCAATCAGGGACTTTACGAAGAATCTTTAAGGTTGCCTGGGAGGCACGGATTTTAAGGTAGGTTTAACAAAGTAAAGTGACTGGTCGCGCAGCAGATATCAATTATGTTCTCCCCTTTACCAGACAGGAAAACCCACCTCCCTTCCTCCACACTCACTGACAAGACGGGCATTATTCTGAACCATTTTAGCTCAGCATGCAACATAGGTATGGCTTTGCTGAAATTTTTCAAGCAAATAGTTAGGGTCCCTTCAGACTCTGGCGTTTGGTTCTCATTTCTTCCAGTTTTTCCATC from Sceloporus undulatus isolate JIND9_A2432 ecotype Alabama chromosome 2, SceUnd_v1.1, whole genome shotgun sequence includes the following:
- the LOC121923788 gene encoding uncharacterized protein LOC121923788, whose translation is MPKRKSILSLERQCMENVARNMESMWVKDYRIHQLAGSLIQKLLQSLREKKLLSSSMLGSLLLPEVTEVNLTDCPHLMNSDIAQVITKCCKNLTSLILCNCNQLLPGTLAELLKGLPHLIKLDLSKTQCDAHVLSVAGTCLRKLCQLDISNCPGLFSQSLFHLAYNPISRSFGGQALETIVLGPLKSRIALINLIQDLAFLLIALPKLKFLVHGFLIEAVISIHEGQFERIWKPSRFPSLEEVARHRMSSHPNEEWPRLTLALKEIHDVMDSSLPVVCAVCPHLSEITVMLGEGPDIDQHFSSACHITKLTLYCRKKRDMKDLLPVMERLRPQLESLSINGFCFEDGSSFQALLNHCVNLRNLSINLRTPCGKQPNIEGPGWDSDLLPREFPRISNITLVLYDIWNPMPSSHIIFLEQCLESLLKHSPCLEDLELAYLPFSLDEVFQKVLDPPGAALLALRKLSLIEVQMSIGTIHQLLSSENQLEHISMNSVSSISEPNCQELLQRVYEEGLDLNILWTLKS